The proteins below come from a single Agrococcus beijingensis genomic window:
- a CDS encoding bifunctional DNA primase/polymerase produces MSGIYGKSAKAYRKTGLWPIPVQGKVNPPKGSTGHVGTVTPDKVKAWRRDRGGDNIAIRHDGTVAIDVDDGYGGKQGAKTLAQLEAKAGEPLPPTFTSTARGKSSPSRQHLYRIPEGVMLATNPGADVEVCQRHHRYSVVAPSVHPDTGKPYRWYGPDGERLDGPPQLEDVPFLPDAWREVLASGPVKVDPDADLDEILAAARAGDPSPAVEELVEKMHGLEHVGHNDFLGLSYQAIRLALEGHPGVPDALDELQRLHREYLIGSKGVTGRKANGEIARMLRTGAERAAGEPVEQTYGGTPIDLAPAKAQPITLEAAHEAFREWLGLEYDMDALDFSLSAYAVQLMTGDPVWGLIVSGPGNAKTETVHALAGAGARIVSSIASEGALLSATSKGERTNEATGGLLRELGDRGVLVLKDFTTILAMPSVIRGQMFAAFREIYDGKWGRQVGTDGGRVINWTGRITIVGAVTSAIDSAHGFVSEMGDRFVLLRVDSSRGRISAGRKALSNTGSEVRMREELAAAAGGVIAGADLTPTELDDGEATAILAAADLVTRARTHVQTDFKGEMVDAHAPEAPTRFAKQIGQVLRGAVAIGHSREAALRLALRVARDSVPPMRLAVLEDVAAHPGSPTREVAKRLQKPRTTVDRQLQALHLLGLLEVADTTNSSLWVYRLAPDVNMTAILPNPFH; encoded by the coding sequence GTGAGCGGCATCTACGGCAAGAGCGCGAAGGCCTACCGGAAGACGGGCCTCTGGCCGATCCCGGTGCAGGGCAAGGTCAACCCGCCCAAGGGCTCGACCGGCCACGTCGGCACCGTCACGCCCGACAAGGTGAAGGCCTGGCGCCGCGACCGCGGCGGAGACAACATCGCGATCCGTCACGACGGCACGGTCGCGATCGACGTGGATGACGGCTACGGCGGCAAGCAGGGCGCGAAGACCCTCGCGCAGCTCGAGGCGAAGGCGGGCGAGCCTCTGCCGCCGACGTTCACGAGCACGGCGCGCGGCAAGTCGAGTCCGAGCCGCCAGCACCTCTACCGCATCCCTGAGGGCGTGATGCTCGCGACCAACCCCGGCGCCGACGTCGAGGTCTGCCAACGGCATCACCGCTACAGCGTCGTCGCGCCGAGCGTGCACCCCGACACCGGCAAGCCCTACCGCTGGTACGGCCCCGACGGCGAGCGCCTCGACGGGCCGCCGCAGCTCGAGGACGTCCCGTTCCTGCCCGACGCCTGGCGCGAGGTGCTCGCATCCGGGCCGGTCAAGGTCGATCCCGACGCCGACCTCGACGAGATTCTCGCGGCGGCCCGCGCCGGCGATCCGTCGCCCGCGGTCGAGGAGCTCGTCGAGAAGATGCACGGCCTCGAGCACGTCGGCCACAACGACTTCCTGGGACTGTCGTATCAGGCCATCCGGCTCGCGCTCGAGGGGCATCCCGGCGTCCCCGACGCACTCGACGAGCTGCAACGGCTGCACCGGGAGTACCTCATCGGCTCCAAGGGCGTGACGGGTCGGAAGGCGAACGGCGAGATTGCACGGATGCTGCGCACCGGGGCCGAGCGCGCGGCTGGCGAGCCGGTGGAGCAGACCTACGGCGGCACGCCGATCGACCTCGCGCCCGCGAAGGCGCAGCCGATCACGCTCGAGGCCGCGCACGAGGCCTTCCGCGAGTGGCTCGGACTCGAGTACGACATGGACGCGCTCGACTTCTCGCTCTCCGCCTACGCGGTGCAGCTCATGACCGGCGACCCGGTGTGGGGGCTCATCGTCAGCGGGCCAGGCAACGCCAAGACCGAAACTGTGCACGCCCTCGCGGGTGCCGGCGCCCGGATCGTCTCGTCGATCGCCAGCGAGGGCGCGCTGCTCTCGGCGACGAGCAAGGGCGAGCGCACGAACGAAGCGACGGGCGGGCTCCTCCGCGAGCTCGGCGACCGCGGCGTGCTCGTCCTCAAGGACTTCACGACGATTCTCGCCATGCCGAGCGTGATCCGCGGGCAGATGTTCGCGGCCTTCCGGGAGATCTACGACGGCAAGTGGGGGCGCCAGGTCGGCACCGACGGCGGTCGCGTCATCAACTGGACGGGCCGCATCACGATCGTGGGCGCCGTTACGTCGGCGATCGACAGCGCGCACGGCTTCGTCTCGGAGATGGGCGATCGCTTCGTGCTGCTGCGCGTCGACTCCTCCCGCGGCCGGATCAGCGCGGGCCGCAAGGCCTTGAGCAACACCGGCAGCGAAGTGAGGATGCGGGAGGAGCTCGCCGCCGCGGCGGGCGGCGTCATCGCCGGCGCCGACCTGACGCCGACCGAGCTGGACGACGGAGAGGCCACGGCGATCCTTGCCGCGGCCGACCTCGTGACCCGAGCGCGGACGCACGTCCAGACCGACTTCAAGGGCGAGATGGTCGACGCGCACGCCCCGGAGGCTCCGACGAGGTTCGCGAAGCAGATCGGGCAGGTGCTGCGCGGCGCGGTCGCGATCGGGCACAGCCGCGAGGCCGCGCTCCGGCTCGCGCTCCGCGTCGCCCGCGACTCGGTGCCGCCGATGCGGCTCGCCGTGCTCGAGGACGTCGCCGCGCATCCCGGCTCGCCGACAAGAGAGGTCGCGAAGCGCTTGCAGAAGCCGCGCACGACCGTCGACCGGCAGCTCCAGGCGCTGCACCTCCTCGGGCTCCTCGAGGTCGCGGACACGACCAACAGCAGCCTGTGGGTCTACCGGCTCGCGCCGGACGTCAACATGACCGCGATTCTGCCCAACCCCTTCCACTGA